Within Gaiellales bacterium, the genomic segment AGGTCGCGCTCCGACACGGGCGCCGGCGGCGCGTCGAGCATCGCCACGAGGATGTCGCGGTGATCGGGGTCGAGCGCAGCGAGCGACACGGCCATCGCCTCGGTCGGGCGCGCGATCTCGTACGCGATCCCGTCGGCGACGGTGGCCGATCCGGGAAACCCGCCCCCGAAGTCGGCGAGCCGTCCCCGCACGAGGCGGCGGATCCGCTCCGGCGTCAGATGGGGGTCGGCGACGATCGCCACGGCCTGCCGCCGGATCACCGACCGCGCGCCGACCCCCAGGTCGGCAGCCACCGCATGGCGGAACAGCATCAGCGCCTTCTCGGCGTCGGTGAGGTCGGTCGCGTCCACCATCACGTCGCCGGGCTTCGGGAACCGCTGAAGGCCGTTCTCGCGGTGGATGCGTCGCAGGGCGGCATGCAGGGGCGCGGGCCGGGACGTCCACACGAGGACGTGGCCCTCGTCCGTGCGTTGCAGGATGCGGTCGAGGTCGCGCGCCCACCGCTCGGCGGCATCCGCCCGGTATTCCGTCGAGCCGAACGCGTCGTCGGCGATGAACATCTGGCGCCGGCCGGGGCGGAAGGCCGCCCAGAGGGCGTCCGGATCCGAGCATTCGTGCACCTCCCACCCCTGGCAGAGTCTCACGAGCCCGAGCATGCGCGCCGTCGCCGTCTTGCCCATCTCGGGCGGGCCCGAGAGCACCGCGAAGCCGTTCCGGGCGACGACGTCGCAGCAGCGGCGGTACGCCGAGGTCGCCACGAACGTCGGCGCCAGCGAGCGAGCCGCGTCGAGGTCGAACGCCGCCGCACCTGCGTCATCCGGGATCAGGTCGGCGAGCGTCCGCACTCCCAGCACAGCCGGCGTCGTGACCCAGAGGTCGCGCCGGCTGTCGATCAGATCGCCCAGCTCCGCCCGGCCGAGTGCGACGACGTCGGCCCCTGCGCGGAGGTGCCCGGCGGCGACCGCGCACAGGTCGGCGTTCCCGACCGCGTTCGTCAGCACGATCACGGTTCTCGCGTCCCCGGTGCCGGCTCCGCCCACGGCCTCCGCGATCCGGCCGCGCGCGTCCCACATCGTCGCGGCCCAGGGCGGGAACCACACGACGCAGGCGACCGCCGGTCCGGCGACCGATCGGCCGGTCAGCGCCTCCGCGACCGCCTTCGGAACCGCCACTGAGCGCGCCGAATCGGCCTCGCCCACCCACGCCTCCGGCCTGACGCCGAAGAGCCCGAGGAGCTCGGCGCACACACCCTCGAACTGCAGCCAGCCGAGGGCGGTCAGGTCATACCGGGCCGCACCTGCTTCACCGTTTCCGACGCCTTCGGGCAACGACCGCAAGGGTACGCCGACTGGACCGGAATGTCAGGCGCCGGTGGGACTAGGCATCCCGGTGTACGGGATCGGCTCGGGCGCGGCGTACGTGCCGACCTTGGCGGTCGCGATGCCGGTCCGCGACAGGCCGTAGGCGAGCATCGCGCCGAAGCCGACGCCGTCGCAGACCGGCACGCCGACCGCGTCCTGGACGGCGCGGGCCACGTCGGCCATCCCGCCGCACGCGAGGATGAGCGACTCGGCGCCGCGCTCCTCGACCGCCCGCCGCGACGCGGCGACGATGGCCGCGGTGGTATCGGCGTACGCGGCGCCCTGCTCGGCGACGGGGATCTCGAGGGCGAGCACGCCGGCGCAGCGACGCAGGATGCCGCGAGAGTCGATCATGTCCTCGAGCGCGGGGATGCCGCGGGCGAGCGTCGTGATCACCGCGAAGCGGCCGGAGACGATGCCCGCGGCGACGAACGCCGCCTCGCCGATACCGACCACTGGCGCCGCCGCCAGCTCGCGGGCGGCGTCGAGGCCGGGGTCGCCGAAGCAGGAGATCAGATAGCCGTCGAGCCCGGGGTTCGCCTGCACCATCGCCGCGACCTCGCCGACGGCGACGGCGGTGTCGGCAGCGCTCTCGATCGAGCTCGGCCCGCGGGCGGCGGTGACCGCGACCACCTCGGATCCCGACGGCAAGGCGGCCCGGGCGACACCGGCCATCGCGTCGGTGTGGTGCTGGTCGGTGTTCGGGTTGAGCAGCCCGAGCCGGAAGCTCACGCGGTGACCCCGGCGGCGGCGACGGGCCGGGCGGCGAAGTCGTCTTGCACCGAGAGGAACCGGCCGGTGCCGGGCGGGACGACGATCTCTCCGTCGCGGTGCACGGTGATTCCGCGCACCACCGTGCGCACGCAGCGGGCCCGGGCGGTGCGGCCGTCGAACGG encodes:
- a CDS encoding aspartate/glutamate racemase family protein; the encoded protein is MSFRLGLLNPNTDQHHTDAMAGVARAALPSGSEVVAVTAARGPSSIESAADTAVAVGEVAAMVQANPGLDGYLISCFGDPGLDAARELAAAPVVGIGEAAFVAAGIVSGRFAVITTLARGIPALEDMIDSRGILRRCAGVLALEIPVAEQGAAYADTTAAIVAASRRAVEERGAESLILACGGMADVARAVQDAVGVPVCDGVGFGAMLAYGLSRTGIATAKVGTYAAPEPIPYTGMPSPTGA